A single genomic interval of Camelina sativa cultivar DH55 chromosome 11, Cs, whole genome shotgun sequence harbors:
- the LOC104727474 gene encoding protein BASIC PENTACYSTEINE5-like, translated as MESDLSLRTQISLPVEFTKRIRWNMTPQHQIKEQHNALVMNKKIMSILAERDTAVKEKNEAVAAKKEALAARDEALEQRDKALSERDTAIMERESALNALQYRENNRGGSQTEEESHLPSLSPITPEAANTRTTKRKKESKQGARSKAKKVGEDLNRQAASPGMKSRKDWDSNDVGLNLVTFDETTMPVPMCTCTGTARQCYKWGHGGWQSSCCTTTLSQYPLLQMPNKRHSRIGGRKMSGGVFSRLLSRLAGQGHDLSSLVDLKDYWARHGTNRYITIK; from the exons ATGGaatctgatctctctctcagaaCTCAGATCTCTCTCCCCGTTGAATTTACTAAAAGGATCAGA TGGAATATGACGCCTCAGCATCAGATAAAGGAGCAGCACAATGCATTGGTGATGAATAAGAAGATCATGTCCATTCTTGCCGAGAGGGACACAGCTGTCAAGGAAAAAAACGAAGCGGTAGCAGCTAAGAAGGAAGCATTAGCCGCTCGTGATGAAGCACTTGAGCAGCGGGACAAAGCTCTCTCTGAAAGAGATACTGCCATCATGGAGAGAGAAAGTGCTTTAAATGCTCTTCAATACCGTGAAAACAATCGTGGTGGTTCCCAAACTGAAGAAGAAAGCCACTTACCATCCCTTTCCCCTATTACACCTGAAGCGGCCAACACGAGAACGaccaaaaggaagaaagagagcaaGCAGGGAGCAAGATCAAAGGCAAAGAAAGTGGGAGAGGATCTGAACCGTCAAGCTGCGTCTCCGGGAATGAAAAGCAGAAAAGATTGGGACAGTAACGATGTCGGTTTAAACCTAGTCACATTCGATGAGACGACAATGCCAGTGCCCATGTGCACTTGCACTGGGACTGCTCGTCAGTGTTACAAATGGGGACATGGCGGGTGGCAATCATCTTGCTGCACGACCACTTTGTCTCAGTATCCACTCCTTCAGATGCCAAACAAGCGGCATTCTCGAATAGGCGGTAGGAAAATGAGCGGAGGTGTCTTCTCTAGGTTACTTAGCCGTTTAGCTGGCCAAGGGCACGATCTTTCTTCTCTGGTTGATCTCAAGGACTACTGGGCTAGGCACGGCACAAACCGCTACATCACTATCAAGTAG